The following coding sequences lie in one Myxococcaceae bacterium JPH2 genomic window:
- a CDS encoding DoxX family protein: MGLLAPIGRLLFSAIFITSGLSHFIQLDAMTAYAQSSGIPNPRNAVLASGAALVLGGLCVLLGFFARLGAAVLAVFLIASAFMVHKFWLMGDAVQAQDNLIHFMKNLSMAGGALLIVYFGPGPYSLSRRRREDGLGGPRMGLRH; this comes from the coding sequence ATGGGCCTGCTCGCACCGATTGGCCGGCTGCTGTTTTCGGCCATCTTCATCACCAGCGGCCTGAGCCACTTCATCCAGCTGGATGCGATGACTGCCTATGCCCAGAGCTCGGGCATCCCGAATCCACGCAACGCGGTGTTGGCCTCGGGCGCGGCGCTGGTGCTGGGCGGGCTGTGCGTGCTGCTGGGCTTCTTCGCGAGGCTGGGCGCCGCGGTGCTGGCCGTGTTCCTCATCGCGTCGGCCTTCATGGTCCACAAGTTCTGGCTCATGGGCGACGCGGTGCAGGCGCAGGACAACCTCATCCACTTCATGAAGAACCTGTCCATGGCGGGCGGCGCGCTGCTCATCGTCTACTTCGGCCCCGGGCCGTACAGCCTGTCGCGTCGTCGGCGCGAGGACGGACTGGGCGGCCCTCGCATGGGCTTGCGGCACTGA
- a CDS encoding NADPH:quinone oxidoreductase family protein has protein sequence MKAVQLRRLGGPEELRVEEVATPVPGEGEVLVEVRAAGLNYAELLLRAGQLPGPALPYVPGFEAAGIVSAVGQGVSQVSKGARVAAMLPTQGAFAEYARVPAAQLVPIPESLSFAQATALLSQAPTALMALRDAARLQKGESVFIPSAAGGVGSFLVQFAQRMGAGRVIAGASTAEKREVARRLGADVTVDTSATDWPERIREATGGRGADIVFERGGGEVFTLSLRALAPRGRLVTFGVDSMRGARMTEEQLAGFIFQNQSLVGFATVGLPPEVQAAALRDAMDWVTSGRLEILLGRTFGLEEAAEAHRAMAERRTSGKVVIVPHASAA, from the coding sequence ATGAAGGCAGTCCAGTTGCGGCGGTTGGGCGGACCCGAGGAGCTTCGCGTCGAAGAGGTCGCCACACCCGTCCCGGGAGAAGGGGAGGTGTTGGTGGAGGTGCGCGCGGCCGGCCTCAACTACGCGGAGCTGCTCTTGCGCGCCGGACAGTTGCCGGGCCCCGCGCTGCCGTATGTGCCGGGCTTCGAGGCGGCGGGCATCGTGAGCGCGGTGGGGCAGGGCGTGTCGCAGGTGTCGAAGGGCGCGCGGGTGGCGGCGATGCTCCCCACGCAAGGCGCGTTCGCGGAGTACGCGCGCGTGCCCGCGGCCCAGCTCGTCCCCATCCCCGAGTCGCTGTCCTTCGCTCAGGCCACGGCGCTGCTGAGCCAGGCGCCCACCGCGCTCATGGCGCTGCGCGACGCGGCGCGACTGCAGAAGGGCGAGTCCGTGTTCATCCCCTCGGCGGCGGGCGGGGTCGGGTCCTTCCTGGTGCAGTTCGCCCAGCGGATGGGCGCGGGGCGCGTCATCGCGGGCGCGAGCACGGCGGAGAAGCGCGAGGTGGCGCGGCGGCTCGGCGCGGACGTGACGGTGGACACCTCCGCCACGGATTGGCCCGAGCGCATCCGGGAGGCGACGGGCGGGCGCGGCGCGGACATTGTCTTCGAGCGGGGTGGCGGAGAGGTCTTCACGCTCAGCCTGCGAGCCCTGGCGCCTCGGGGGCGGCTGGTCACCTTTGGCGTGGACAGCATGCGGGGCGCGCGGATGACGGAGGAGCAGCTGGCGGGGTTCATCTTCCAGAACCAATCGCTGGTGGGCTTCGCCACCGTGGGGTTGCCTCCCGAGGTCCAGGCGGCCGCGCTGCGTGATGCCATGGATTGGGTGACCTCGGGCCGGTTGGAGATCCTCCTGGGGCGGACGTTTGGTTTGGAGGAGGCCGCCGAGGCCCACCGCGCGATGGCCGAGCGGCGGACTTCCGGCAAGGTGGTCATCGTCCCCCACGCCTCCGCGGCCTGA
- a CDS encoding HAMP domain-containing histidine kinase yields MTTSAIPTRTPETGDPSARARLNLKWLLRLRWGVLMGQALVIAVAAYGLELALPVSALAALLLAETVTNAAVRAWLTRAPRVAESVIAGLMLWDTLVLTGLLALSGGTHNPFTTLYLVNVALGTVLLPARWTWGLLAFTLGAFGSLFVLQDVDLIPGLVRPDHAELMRLHLNGMWVAFAVAAGFIVYFVQRVTRALGEREQELALARAQHSRREKVASLATLAAGAAHELSTPLSTIAVVAKEVERALSTAGASDSVRDDLRLIRQQVDRCRDVLVQMSADAGQTMGEAFLAVPLGALVERTLAELPTPERVQVDLPPEMAASRVHGPPRALSRVLRGLVKNALQASPRDASVELCVRAEASGARVEVRDTGAGMPAEILARAGEPFFTTKAPGEGMGLGLFLARSLAEQLGGSLELRSTPGEGTVARLHLPLLAPGTSTEPGAEAAA; encoded by the coding sequence ATGACGACGTCCGCCATTCCCACGCGAACCCCCGAGACAGGCGACCCCAGCGCCCGCGCGCGCCTGAACCTCAAGTGGCTGCTGCGGCTGCGGTGGGGCGTGCTGATGGGACAGGCGCTCGTCATCGCCGTGGCGGCGTATGGCCTGGAGCTGGCGCTGCCCGTGTCCGCGCTCGCGGCGCTCCTGCTCGCCGAGACGGTGACGAACGCGGCGGTGCGCGCCTGGCTCACGCGCGCGCCCCGAGTGGCCGAGAGCGTCATCGCCGGACTGATGCTCTGGGACACGCTGGTGCTCACCGGACTGCTCGCGCTGAGCGGTGGCACGCACAACCCCTTCACCACGCTCTATCTGGTGAACGTGGCGCTGGGCACGGTGCTGCTGCCGGCGCGATGGACGTGGGGACTGCTCGCCTTCACGTTGGGCGCCTTCGGCTCACTGTTCGTGCTCCAGGACGTGGACCTGATTCCGGGGTTGGTGCGGCCGGACCACGCGGAGCTGATGCGGCTGCACCTCAACGGCATGTGGGTCGCCTTCGCCGTGGCCGCGGGCTTCATCGTCTACTTCGTCCAGCGCGTCACCCGTGCGCTGGGCGAGCGCGAGCAGGAGCTGGCGCTGGCACGCGCGCAACACTCACGACGGGAGAAGGTCGCGTCACTGGCCACGCTGGCGGCGGGCGCGGCGCACGAGCTGTCCACCCCGCTGTCCACCATCGCGGTGGTGGCCAAGGAAGTGGAGCGCGCGCTGTCCACGGCGGGCGCGTCGGACTCGGTGCGCGACGACCTGCGCCTCATCCGTCAACAGGTGGACCGGTGCCGGGACGTGCTGGTGCAGATGTCCGCGGACGCGGGACAGACGATGGGCGAGGCCTTCCTCGCCGTGCCGCTCGGCGCGCTGGTGGAGCGCACGCTGGCGGAGCTGCCCACCCCCGAGCGCGTCCAAGTGGACCTGCCTCCGGAGATGGCCGCGTCGCGCGTGCATGGCCCACCGCGAGCGCTCTCCCGCGTGCTGCGCGGGCTGGTGAAGAACGCGCTCCAGGCCTCGCCGCGCGACGCCTCCGTGGAGCTGTGCGTGCGCGCCGAAGCGAGCGGAGCGCGGGTGGAGGTGCGCGACACGGGCGCGGGCATGCCGGCGGAAATCCTCGCGCGCGCGGGCGAGCCCTTCTTCACCACCAAGGCCCCCGGTGAGGGCATGGGCCTGGGCCTCTTCCTGGCCCGCTCGCTGGCGGAGCAACTGGGCGGCTCGCTGGAGCTGCGCTCCACACCAGGCGAAGGCACGGTGGCGCGGCTCCACCTGCCCCTGCTCGCGCCCGGCACCTCGACCGAGCCTGGCGCGGAGGCCGCGGCATGA
- a CDS encoding amidohydrolase, translated as MTDLMVRNARVTTLDPSQPEATALAVSQGKVLAVGSDAEVLRHATAGTRVVDAKGRRLIPGLNDSHLHLIRGGLHYNLELRWEGVRSLADAMELLRLQVARTPAPQWVRVVGGFTEHQFVEKRLPTLQELNAVAPETPVFLLHLYDRALLNQAALRAVGYGKDTPEPPGGRIERDAAGNPTGLLLAQPNALILYATLAKAPRLPREYQLNSTRQFMRELNRLGITSAIDAGGGFQNYPDDYEVIQALHAADEMTVRVAYNLFTQRKGEELADFDRWSRQLSPRQGDAMLRHNGAGEMLVFSAADFEDFREPRPELPGDMEGSLEQVVRLLAERRWPFRLHATYDESISRVLDVYERVNRDVPFEGLHWFLDHAETISERNIERVRALRGGLAIQHRMAFQGEYFLARYGREALGRTPPVRKMLAAGVPVGAGTDATRVASYNPWVALSWLVTGRTLGGLAMYGEDNLLEREEALRLWTQGSAWFSQEEDVKGVLRAGQYADFALLSADYFQVPETDIADITSVLTVVGGKVVHGTGEFGPLAPPLPPPMPDWSPVTRFGGGLSGEAAAARSVLAPPRACASHGTPGHVHARAPWDFWGAWGCACAAF; from the coding sequence ATGACCGACCTGATGGTGCGCAATGCGCGAGTCACCACCCTGGACCCAAGCCAGCCCGAGGCCACGGCCCTGGCGGTTTCTCAGGGGAAGGTGCTGGCGGTGGGCAGCGACGCGGAGGTCCTCCGGCATGCGACGGCGGGGACTCGGGTCGTCGACGCGAAGGGACGGCGGCTCATCCCGGGGCTCAATGACAGCCATCTCCACCTCATCCGGGGAGGTCTGCACTACAACCTGGAGCTGCGCTGGGAGGGCGTGCGTTCGCTGGCGGATGCCATGGAGTTGTTGCGCCTCCAGGTGGCCCGCACGCCCGCGCCGCAGTGGGTGCGCGTGGTGGGCGGCTTCACGGAGCACCAGTTCGTGGAGAAGCGCCTGCCGACGCTGCAGGAACTCAACGCGGTGGCGCCCGAGACGCCCGTGTTCCTCCTGCACCTCTACGACCGGGCGCTGTTGAACCAGGCGGCGTTGCGCGCGGTGGGCTACGGCAAGGACACCCCCGAGCCGCCGGGTGGACGCATCGAGCGGGACGCGGCTGGCAATCCCACCGGGCTGCTGCTGGCCCAGCCCAACGCGCTCATTCTCTACGCGACGCTGGCGAAGGCGCCTCGGCTGCCTCGCGAGTACCAGCTCAACTCCACGCGCCAGTTCATGCGCGAGCTGAACCGGCTGGGCATCACCTCGGCCATCGACGCGGGCGGCGGCTTCCAGAACTACCCGGACGACTACGAGGTCATCCAGGCGCTGCACGCGGCGGATGAGATGACGGTGCGCGTCGCCTACAACCTGTTCACCCAACGCAAGGGTGAGGAGCTGGCGGACTTCGACCGGTGGTCGCGGCAGCTCTCGCCGCGTCAGGGAGACGCCATGCTGCGCCACAACGGCGCGGGCGAGATGCTGGTGTTCTCGGCGGCGGACTTCGAGGACTTCCGTGAGCCGCGCCCCGAGCTGCCGGGGGACATGGAGGGCTCGCTGGAGCAGGTGGTGCGCCTGCTCGCCGAGCGGCGCTGGCCGTTCCGCCTGCACGCCACCTACGACGAGAGCATCAGCCGCGTGCTGGACGTCTACGAGCGGGTGAACCGCGACGTGCCGTTCGAGGGGCTGCACTGGTTCCTCGACCACGCGGAGACCATCTCGGAGCGGAACATCGAGCGCGTGCGCGCGCTGCGCGGAGGCCTCGCCATCCAGCACCGCATGGCGTTCCAGGGCGAGTACTTCCTGGCGCGCTACGGACGCGAGGCGCTTGGGCGCACGCCGCCCGTGCGGAAGATGCTGGCGGCGGGCGTGCCCGTGGGCGCCGGCACGGATGCCACGCGCGTGGCCAGCTACAACCCGTGGGTCGCGCTGTCGTGGCTCGTCACGGGCCGCACGCTGGGCGGGCTGGCCATGTATGGCGAGGACAACCTCCTGGAGCGCGAGGAGGCGCTGCGCTTGTGGACGCAAGGCAGCGCGTGGTTCTCCCAGGAGGAGGACGTGAAGGGCGTGCTGCGCGCGGGCCAGTACGCGGACTTCGCGCTCTTGTCCGCGGACTACTTCCAGGTGCCCGAGACGGACATCGCGGACATCACCAGCGTGCTCACGGTGGTGGGCGGCAAGGTGGTGCATGGCACCGGCGAGTTCGGTCCCCTGGCGCCTCCGCTGCCTCCGCCCATGCCGGACTGGTCTCCGGTGACGCGCTTCGGGGGTGGGTTGTCGGGCGAGGCGGCCGCCGCGCGGAGTGTGCTGGCGCCGCCTCGCGCGTGCGCCTCGCATGGGACTCCGGGGCACGTGCACGCCCGCGCGCCGTGGGACTTCTGGGGCGCGTGGGGCTGCGCCTGCGCGGCCTTCTGA
- a CDS encoding metallophosphoesterase, with the protein MRLRLIRRRTPASSLLSRKDASAPATAGTRGRNEVVARNGVDPLRPDRLRWRDHFALTEHVLHLRGIHPAHHGLRIAQLSDVHVGQATSELRIRRAVAAVNAEAPDLVFLTGDYVTHSPKPLPRVRELLAGLAGPVFVVMGNHDHWVNAPYLREGFEQLGYTVLQNEHRVVSVRGAPVTVLGVDDGLTGNDDVASTFRGAPASGTRLVLAHTPPTVEKLPAGEGLVQFSGHTHGGQFIVRGLTEALFRRAGQPYIRGHYSVNGNHLYVNQGLGFGFGGPYLRRGSTPEVAFFTLHAASMAATG; encoded by the coding sequence ATGCGCCTGAGACTCATCCGCCGCCGCACCCCCGCCTCGTCCCTCCTCTCCCGGAAGGACGCGTCCGCCCCCGCGACAGCAGGCACTCGAGGCCGCAACGAGGTCGTGGCGCGCAACGGAGTGGATCCGCTGCGCCCGGACCGGCTGCGCTGGCGCGACCACTTCGCGCTCACCGAGCACGTGCTCCACCTGCGAGGCATCCACCCCGCGCATCACGGGCTGCGCATCGCCCAGCTCTCGGACGTGCACGTGGGGCAGGCCACCTCCGAGCTGCGGATCCGCCGCGCCGTGGCCGCCGTCAACGCCGAGGCCCCGGACCTCGTCTTCCTCACGGGCGACTACGTCACGCACAGCCCCAAGCCGCTGCCGCGCGTGCGCGAGCTGCTCGCGGGACTCGCGGGCCCGGTCTTCGTCGTGATGGGCAACCACGACCACTGGGTCAACGCGCCCTATCTGCGCGAGGGCTTCGAGCAGCTGGGTTACACGGTGCTCCAGAACGAGCACCGCGTGGTGAGCGTGCGCGGCGCGCCCGTCACCGTGCTGGGCGTGGATGATGGCCTCACGGGCAACGACGACGTGGCGAGCACCTTCCGAGGCGCGCCCGCCTCGGGCACGCGACTGGTGCTGGCCCACACGCCGCCCACCGTGGAGAAGCTCCCCGCGGGCGAGGGCCTGGTGCAGTTCTCCGGACACACGCACGGCGGCCAGTTCATCGTGCGCGGCCTCACCGAGGCGCTGTTCCGCCGCGCGGGCCAGCCGTACATCCGCGGCCACTACAGCGTGAACGGCAATCACCTCTACGTGAACCAGGGCCTGGGCTTCGGCTTCGGCGGCCCGTACCTGCGCCGAGGCAGCACGCCCGAGGTCGCCTTCTTCACGCTGCACGCCGCCTCGATGGCCGCGACCGGGTGA
- a CDS encoding response regulator: protein MSTTGTEHHPSVLLVDDDATLRERLGRAFRERGWEVTTAGDYEGALVAARRESPEYAVVDLRMPGHSGLELVRDLLAVDAATRIVVLTGYGSIATTVDAIRLGAVNYLPKPADVDDILAAFARATHEPAVAAPETLQAPSLARAEWEHIHRVLADSAGNISEAARKLGIHRRSLQRKLQKYPPSR from the coding sequence ATGAGCACGACAGGCACCGAGCACCACCCCAGCGTGCTCCTGGTGGACGATGACGCCACCCTGCGCGAGCGCCTGGGCCGGGCCTTCCGCGAGCGGGGCTGGGAGGTCACCACCGCGGGCGACTACGAGGGGGCACTCGTCGCCGCGCGCCGCGAGTCCCCCGAGTACGCGGTGGTGGACCTGCGCATGCCAGGGCACAGCGGGCTGGAGCTGGTGAGGGACCTGCTCGCGGTGGACGCCGCCACGCGCATCGTGGTGCTGACCGGCTACGGGAGCATCGCCACCACCGTGGACGCCATCCGCCTGGGCGCGGTGAACTACCTGCCCAAGCCCGCGGACGTGGACGACATCCTCGCCGCCTTCGCGCGCGCCACGCACGAGCCCGCCGTGGCCGCGCCCGAGACGCTCCAGGCCCCGTCCCTGGCCCGCGCGGAGTGGGAGCACATCCACCGCGTGCTGGCGGACTCGGCGGGCAACATCTCCGAGGCGGCGCGCAAGCTCGGCATCCACCGCCGCTCGCTCCAGCGCAAGCTCCAGAAGTACCCGCCGTCGCGCTGA
- a CDS encoding transporter, protein MGDEQPFQGRLRLSTTMRAWGHTMGRDGEDALRLRELRMDVAVAYAPRSWLVLAANLPLQLRETRDVSLTRERGWGVGEVDVSAKAFVWKDKEFSPDQLVSVVAGVKLPTAPVLHARDGSVLGLDAQPGSGSVDPMAGLSWQGFRGTWSFAATAMGFLPTRGREGFRAGASLRTALAAQYQPGTRWAVRLGVDSRLEAANDTHGVREENGGGFIAYASPDLLFSPTMDVTLQAGVRVPFLNQLRGRVATTPIAQLSLAYDL, encoded by the coding sequence ATGGGGGACGAGCAGCCCTTCCAGGGACGCCTGCGCCTGTCCACCACGATGCGCGCGTGGGGCCACACCATGGGCCGTGACGGCGAGGACGCGCTGCGCCTGCGCGAGCTGCGCATGGACGTGGCCGTGGCCTACGCGCCTCGCTCCTGGTTGGTGTTGGCCGCCAACCTCCCCCTCCAGCTCCGCGAGACGCGCGACGTGAGCCTCACCCGCGAGCGCGGCTGGGGCGTGGGCGAGGTGGACGTCAGCGCCAAGGCCTTCGTGTGGAAGGACAAGGAGTTCTCGCCCGACCAGCTCGTCAGCGTGGTGGCGGGCGTGAAGCTGCCCACCGCGCCCGTGCTGCACGCGCGCGACGGCTCGGTGCTGGGCTTGGATGCGCAGCCGGGCAGCGGCTCGGTGGACCCCATGGCCGGCCTGTCGTGGCAGGGCTTCCGAGGCACCTGGTCCTTCGCCGCCACCGCCATGGGCTTCCTCCCCACGCGCGGGCGCGAGGGCTTCCGGGCGGGCGCCTCGCTGCGCACCGCGCTGGCCGCGCAGTACCAGCCCGGCACGCGCTGGGCCGTGCGCCTGGGCGTGGACAGTCGCCTCGAAGCCGCCAATGACACGCATGGCGTGCGCGAGGAGAACGGCGGGGGCTTCATCGCCTACGCCTCGCCGGATCTCCTCTTCAGCCCGACGATGGACGTCACGCTCCAGGCGGGCGTGCGCGTTCCCTTCCTCAACCAGCTGCGCGGCCGGGTGGCGACCACGCCCATCGCGCAGCTCTCCCTCGCCTACGACTTGTGA